The genomic window ATGCAGCGGTGAAGGTCCTTGATCAGCAACGTGCCGCTCCTCTCCCCCAAGCACATGCACACCGGCATGTCGATTTGCTTCTGCCCGGGTGGTCGCAGCTCCACCACCCCAGCTCGGCACCAGTCTCGGCCACACTCCTCGCCGCCGTCCCCCCTCGTCCAGGTCTCTACTCGGAGGGGCTCCCTGAAAAGGCAGAGCGACGATAGCGCCGTCTCGTCGGCCGCGACGCTTATCCGTGGCGTGTCGTAGAGGTGGTATTCCATGTCGCGCGGCCTCGGGGCCGGGAGCTTCTGCAGGGACACGCGGCCGGTCACGGCGTCCACGTCGATGGCATGGAAGTCCACCAGGTCCCAGATGAGCCAGTGCACCGTCCCGTGGCGCACCACGGCGCCGCGctgcttcaacggcccgaagatgccGTGCTCCATCGGGCTGAAGAGCTTGCTGGGCGCGCTCCAGCTCGGCTCGCCGCCGGACGAGAACGTCCGGAGGTCGTACTGGTGGCTGCCCTCGTTGTTGTAGCCGACGATCAGCACCTTGAAGGACGTGGGCCCCTGGTTCACGACGGCGTACGCGCTCGCGTCGGCGTAGTCGAAGAACCAGCCGCGCTCGAGCGGCGGGAGCACGTCGCACGCGCCGGAGTGCAGGTTGCACACGGCCAGGTGGTCCACGTCGACGCCCGgctccgcgcccgcgcccgcgccgccggctGGGACGAAGCGCACGAGGAGGAGGCCGCGGTGCGAGGCGAGCGGCACCGCGCGGTCGAAGATGCCGGCGGCGCCGGGCACGAAGGAGCCCAGGAAGGGGCGTTCGGACCCGAGGACCGACCCCGGCGCGCGGACGAAGCCCGGCGAATCAGGGACGTCCCCGTGACCCTCTCCGCCGGGGCGGCGGCACCACTCCTGGCCGAAGAAGCCGAGGAGCGAGGAGGGGTGGCGCGTGCCGTCCGgccagcggcggcggaggaaggacgGGTCGGCCACCAGCGTCCTCCAGCGCCTGCACGCCGCGGCGCAGCGGAAGAGGCCCGCGGCGTCCGGCACACGCGCGAGGATCTCCAGCGCGACGTCCTCCGGGAGCGCGGCCGGCGGCGACGCCATGGCCTTCTGATCTCTCACCATCGATCGATCCCCGCACGTACGTATGTATGGTATGGTAAGTGGACGTCGCGAAAGATCGAGATGCGGGATTAGCTGCTGCTATCTTGGATGATTCGTTGCTGATCGATTAGAGAGGGCGCCGCATTATATAGTGAAGACACGATTACGTCTGCGTAATCGCCGGTCCGGGTCCGACTGCCCCGGCATGTCACGCTGCATAAAGTGTACTGCTTTCGTAATTATTCTTACGGCTTAGTACTATTCCGACTCGTCTCAGGTTAATCCTGGGATTATTACTGCACGCAAGACATGAGCACGGAGAGACAATTTTTCCACTTAAGcaaattgtaacgccccggatacaacatttcatattcgtaactccgactcttgcctttttcggagatgctatataatatttccttcgtggttgggtttttgtcgtttgttttgcattttgttcttgttatgcatctcgtatcatgtcatcattctcattgcatcggcatcattttcataaaacttgcatccgttcgggtttcgtCGGTTCTCTTCGTTGTCCATTCCAAGCCCCGACACTctcacacgcgcccgcggcacctccgaaatattattttataagcggcataaaaatgttctcggaatgggttgcaacttgtcgtgcggtcttattatagtgtagacatgccgcctgccaagtttcgtcgcattcggagtccatttgatagcccatccgttaaatatatagcggcaccgttgctggtaccttcgtcggacgttttcggtctccgaaaactgttgccgggctgccttctcttctctcttctcaacCCAACCCCCCTCTGCACAGCCCATCTAACCCGGCTTAAACCCCCCCTCTGACCGGTGTCGTTGGATCGTCATCGGAGGCTCCGAAACCCCTCCTaaatccccctaaccctagccttaccctatataaacacccctcctTCCAAATTGGGctaccctagccttcccctacccctAGCCTCCTCCCACCTCAAAGCGACCGCCGCCAGCCACAGCCAGCCACTTGTCGCCGCCACttggcctcctcccgcgccgccagCTCGCCGCCCAGACGCGCCCGCGGCCAACCCGGACGCGCCACGTCGCCCCAACCAGcatccaccgccgcggcccgcgaagCCCACGGGGAGACCGCCCCGGGCCGCGCCCGGGCCCAACCCCGTGCGCCCCTGACCCCTCGCCCGCTTCCCCTCGTCGTCCCCTCGTCCTTGCGCTCCGGCCACCAGGGGCCTCGCCGGAGCAGGAACACCCGACCCCGCCACCTCgcagcctcgtcgccggcgagcaaccaggtcgccgcctccctctctctcccgtctCTCCCTctggtatctctctctctctcttagatctctctctccccttgcAGGAGCGCCGCCGTCGCCAGGAACCGTCTTGACCCGACGAGCTGCTGCCGGATCCGTCCTCTGCTCCCTCCCCCGCGTCCATTCCCGACCTCcacgcccgtcgccgtcgccgagaGGACCTCCTGCCGCCGGTCTTCTTCTGCGTTGGAGGGTGAACGAGGCAGCGCTCGCTGCCGTtgaccgcgccgccgccgtgctGGTCAGCTGCGTGGGCTGCCAGCCGCGCCAAGCCCCAGCCCACCAGATCTGCCGGCCTGCCAGGCCTCTCCTCCAGccgggcctcagcccatgggtgagctgccccaGCGCCTCCCTTTTTTTCCTTCTGCTGGGCCTGTTCCAGTGGTTTCGGCCCGCGTAGGGTTTTTTTAGCATCTgtgaatttgtctaattatccagcgatttacagatttgcagaaaactcCCTGTTGTTCATGCTTTTAATAACTCACAaaatatgcatcatatgtaaataatttatatatgtaaaatgctcagaaaattgtgtagattaataatatgccactttcatctatgttaaaaatgtttaacttgttgtttgtttaaatttgctaatatgccatgttaaaatgctttaattcataactaaataaccgtagctccgttttaaacaaactttatatgtaaatggggtggaaaaatgcctagattaacatggtgcactttattttcctgtttaacaacaataaaaattgtgtttagggcagaacagtaccgaatctaaaatatgcatatgggaattttccagaattgttgtttgttatttccggcctcatttaaacttgcctaaatagttagtttacttatgtttcacctcttgccatgtttaacaacatttaacatggttgtgtacctaaacgagagcgaactaaataacttgaatatggtgttttgtcaatatgcaactcgttgcatattgagctccatttaactcgtagtattgtttgttgcactttgtcataccatgcctcgttaaaccggacatgcatcatacttgattgtgcatcatgccatgtttatgcttgtgcatttaccatgttgtttgtttctttccggtgttgcttcttagttccagtaatgttgcgattgtgaggattcgttcgactacgtccgttcgtcttcttcatggactcgttcttcttccttgcgggatttcaggcaagatgactgttaccctggatctcactactatcattgctatgctagttgcttcgttctatcgctatgctacgttacctatcttttgctcatcaagcctcccaaattgccatgaacctctaacctttgacacccttcctagcaaaccgttgcttgactatgttaccgctttgctcagccctcttatagcgttgctagttgcaggtgaagttgaagattgctccatggtggacaggatcttggttgggataccacaatatctcttatattattaatgcatctatatatttggtaaaggatggaaggctcggccttttgcctggtgttttgttccactcttgccgccctagtttccgtcataccggtgttatgttcccggattttgcgttccttacacggtcgggtgatttatgggacccccttgacagttcgctttgaataaaactcctccagcaaggcccaacattgacttttaccatttggctcaccaccacctacttttcccttgggagtcgctctctcgagggtcatctttNNNNNNNNNNNNNNNNNNNNNNNNNNNNNNNNNNNNNNNNNNNNNNNNNNNNNNNNNNNNNNNNNNNNNNNNNNNNNNNNNNNNNNNNNNNNNNNNNNNNNNNNNNNNNNNNNNNNNNNNNNNNNNNNNNNNNNNNNNNNNNNNNNNNNNNNNNNNNNNNNNNNNNNNNNNNNNNNNNNNNNNNNNNNNNNNNNNNNNNNNNNNNNNNNNNNNNNNNNNNNNNNNNNNNNNNNNNNNNNNNNNNNNNNNNNNNNNNNNNNNNNNNNNNNNNNNNNNNNNNNNNNNNNNNNNNNNNNNNNNNNNagagccctttgcagcgccccctcagggaaatttgaggtctggttttagttgtacggattgctcatccggtgttgccctgagaatgagatatgtgcagctcctatcgggattgtcggcgcatcgggcggctttgctggtcttgttttaccattgtcgaaatgtcttgtaaaccgggattccgagtctgatcgggtcttcctgggagaaggtctattccttcgttgatcgcgagagcttgtcatgggctaagttgggacacccctgcagggtataatctttcgaaagccgtgcctgcggttataggcagatgggaatttgttaatctctggttgtagataacttgacaccagatccgaattaaaacgcatcaaccgtgtgtgtagccgtgatggtctcttctcggcggagtccgggaagtgaacacagtttctgggttatgtttgacgtaagtaggagttcaggatcacttcttgatcattgctagcctcacgaccgttccgtttgctctcttctcgctcttatttgcgtatgttagccaccatatatgcttagtcgctgctgcaacctcaccattttaccccttcctttccctttaaagctttgctagtcttgatacccatggtaatgggattgctgagtcctcgtggctcacagattactacaacaacagttgcaggtacaggttatgcgatgatcatgacgcgagagcgatgcttgcttgcgttgagttcttcttctgcttcttcttcgatcaggggataggttccaggtcggcagcctgggctagcagggtggatgtcgtttgagtttctgtttgtgttttatccgtagtcggatgatgctctgatgtattgtgatattgtattcatgtggcattgtatgccttatgtatgtatccccatctatttatgtaatgttgatgtaatgatatccacctcgcaaaagcgtttcaatatgcgggtctatccttggtgggaccttcgagttccttttggatagggtcgcatattgggcgtgacacaaatATAAGCTCGTAAATTCATACATGGGTCATATGTTTCAGAAGAATAATAAATTCAATTAAAATAGCAAAAATATCAAAAGAATCTAAAAATTTTGTACATCAAAGACGCTCAACTCTTCTACTACATGCTTGCAAAATTTCGTGCATAGATGAGAGGAGCTCGGTACAAAAAAAACTAAGCTTCCAAATGTCGGGTGGTGTGAAAAAATTTCGAGCTCcgattttgtttttctttctaCCAAGGTCATCTCGTCACAAATTTTTGCAAGAGTTTAACATATGATGAAAACGAGCCTTAGATTATAACGCAACGGCCAACAAGAAGGTTCTTACGACATATGAAGAGTTCAAGTTGCGAGAAAATAAGACAAACAAACAAAGTCTTGCTAGGGGCTCGGCATAACACAAACCCTGAATAAAAACTAAGCAATTAATCCGGCTCGGGCGGAGGCGGATGAAGTGGTGGTGCAAGACGCGCAAGGGTGGAGCGAATGTCCACGGTGATCTGGTCGATGTCGTCTCGAGCATGTCGCTTGCTAAGCGGTTTCCATAACTGCAGAAATCCGCATATTTTGCAAAAAGCATCAGTAGCCGGACGAGTGATCACAAGTTTAATTACAAGTTTATTATGAATATTCTATACAGTCCAGATAAGCACCCCCAACTACCACCTTAGGGCTGGCCGTATGGAAGTGTGGTAGGTCTGAATCTCCAGAAACATGTCTAGAAGGTTACCATCGCACCACCTTCCACCCACCACCCCACAGTGTCATCTCCAAAAACACCGAGTTGATGGACATGTGAAGAAAATGTGGTTGGAGTCCTCGTCGACCTCACACAATGGGCATCAGCCATCACCTCGACCATTACGTTTTAGAACTTGAACTCCCGAGCGTAAACGGCCACGGATTAACAACCATAGGAAGAAATGAATCTTGAGGGGCAACTTAATCTCCCAAAGAAGGTTCAATTCTCCTGGTCCCGGAAGCAAAATATTTAGACGTTTTGAATTACTTTACttttttcaaatttactgttcacTAGGAGCAACTACACTTGGGCACCTAAACGCCCTCCTCGTATAAGCTTTACTTTTATCTATGGTCACCGGATGAGGATTAAGGGCTTTACTCTTCTCTATGGTCACCAAATGAGAATTTAGGGCACACAAGTGCGGGGGCACACAGGTCCTGGTGCCGACTTTTTATTTTGGCTTCCGATTTTTAAAGTTCTATATCTTTtaaataaaaaattcaaattaaGTTATGTTTTTATACTCGTGTTTCTCATGGCCAGTGCTTTAAAAAAAGATCCATTTTAAATACAATTTGACCACTTTAAAAACATGTCAAGTTTTAGTGTTGAAACTTAATACGAGCGGGCGGTACAAATCAATTATTTTGTGCCCACGTCTGACAGAAAAAATGCTTAAAATTATATCTCAGAAACTTGACAGTTTTAGATGCATAACCCGTAAGTTTTATCGTTGAAACTTAAAATTTACCGTGCCATGTGGATCCAATTACTTCGCGAATCGTGAAGTAAATCGAGTGGACGGCACTCACGTGTCCCTGCGAATTTCCGTATGGTCACCCTATGTTTCATCAAGATGAATTTTATAGCTAGGGCGGAGGCTTGTGGTTAAATTACTTGTGATGTAAGCAAAGACATTGGGCTCATGTACGTAGCCGCCTCGTCTCCTAAGGAAAAAGCTAGGGTTCCTTTGCCTCCCGCCGTCGCCAGCGTAGGTCCTCCTCGTCCCCCAAGGAAAAACCTAGGGTTCCTTTGCCTCCCGCCGTCGCCAGCGTAGGTCctcctcgtctccggtggccttaggttCATGGCGGCCCGGAGGATCACGACCTTTGCGGACGGGAGTGCTCTGTTTTTCAGATGTTCCTTCGAGTTTTCTTagagtttgtgtcctgctcaggaaaacgagacggcggcggctccttgAAGATGGACTAAGGTTCTCCACGCCTAACCCCAATCCCGTTGGTGTGTCTAACAtcgccggtgggcgtgtggaggtgtgtctccggcagatctgtcCTTGATGGATTTGGTTGGATCTGGTCGTAGTTTTGTCCATGTCCGTGTGTCTCAGGTTGGATCTTTTTGAtcagcggcggttgctgttctgctgcgctggtcctacgaggccttagcacgacgactttccgacagtctactacaacaagttttttcTGGCTCCGGCGAGGGAGAGGTGATGACGGCGACGCTCCTTTGGCTCGCTCCAGTGcctgtagtcatcgctaggtggtctacgaatctggatgtagtttttattatttctagtgtccattgtactgccatgattgaagatgaatagattaaaaGTTTTCTCGAAAAAAGTTACTTGTGATGTTTTTTTACTACGTTACAATTGATGAATAGATTCAAAGTTTTTGCGAAAATTATGAAAAATTCACATAAGGCCACGGTGAATAATCATGGGGAGGTTGGTGGGGACGTGGACACTTAATACCGCCGTAAGCTACTTTCAGGTGGGTTTATAATTTTTTTACCATGCTGCATACGGAATAATGCTAGACGTACAGACACTTACAGGCTGAATTTAGTTACACGCTAACATGGCAAAGTGGGATCGGAAAGGAGGGAGTGAGGCGGGCNNNNNNNNNNNNNNNNNNNNNNNNNNNNNNNNNNNNNNNNNNNNNNNNNNNNNNNNNNNNNNNNNNNNNNNNNNNNNNNNNNNNNNNNNNNNNNNNNNNNNNNNNNNNNNNNNNNNNNNNNNNNNNNNNNNNNNNNNNNNNNNNNNNNNNNNNNNNNNNNNNNNNNNNNNNNNNNNNNNNNNNNNNNNNNNNNNNNNNNNNNNNAAAGAAAAGCCCGTATGTCGAGGATTATTGCTGCATACGTGTATAGCTGTATACTACTACAATCTTGCTTAACTTCCTTTTGTCCTTTTCTAAAACTTAACTTAGCTTTGTTATTACTGTGTGATTAATCATGCATGATGCAAGAATCCACTGCCGCTTTTCGGCCACCTCCCGTCGCGCTCATCCTTTCTGGTCCGCCAAGCAACACGTTGTCTTTCTACCAATTTTCCCATTCTTTTCCGCGAGTGGGTGGAGGAATATATGTACGTGGAGCGGCTCAGCGGTCAGGGTCGACTCGACAAGGTATCTGTGCTGCCTGCCTCATGACTATGCGCGGACAGGGTCAGGCGATAGCGTTAGGCCAGCAGTAACCTGTCCGATCGCGATGAATCGACGATACGCATCAAATCTGGGAGAGATCGATCAGTCGGTGGTAGCTTGCCAAATACTCAGTGCTTTGTATGTACAGAGAAAAACATGTCCTGTGCATGAATAATGGACGTCTAAGTCGTTGTCCCAGCTTGATCTTTTTTACGTCTCAGATGCGCCGTCACGCTCATCCGAGTCAATGGCGTGTCAAGTAGTGGGCATCATACTCGGCCTACGTACTGTCTTGGACCTCCCGCGACCGCACTTGATCGTGATATGGAGGGAGCATATGGTaataagagcatctctagtagacccCGTATAAAGCCGTGACCCACGAAATAACCATTAAAATACGGTTCGGCACGAAAAAAGCTGCCCGACCAGGCCCCTCAAACGCGTCCGATCCATAAAAATttttgaggggcgcggcaaaatcccATCTCCAACCCGGGAAAACACAGGTTTTCGTCTCGCCCCTACGGTGGCTCGTATCCCAGAAAAgcggttggcgggagggacatttcaacCCGCACCCTTTCCCCACCCCTTCTGCCGCCACCCGCCGTTGGTTCCGCCCGtccgccgccggcgattccggcAAAATCTGCGGGCGGAATCGCGCCGCGGGGGCGCTCCTATCCTCTTCCATCGAGCCGCTGCAACGGCTCCTCGGATCCGCCGATCCGAGCCGCCCCTAGTCGCCGTCGCGGCCCGGGATCCACCGCCCCtagtcgccgtcgccgcctcgaGATCCACCGCCGGAGAGCCACCACCCCCGAGCAGTCGGTGAGTTTGTACTTGTGCTTGTGCCGAGCGGTATGCATAGTTGGTTAAAGCAGCGCGCGTATTTGTGAATTTAGATGGAATTGAGCCCATGCGAGAAGTTTTTGCTCGACGATTCATCCGATTCGGACGACTCGAATGTTGAGACGCTGCTTGTCAACTACCGCCATCATACGTTGGTGATGGCCCTTGCCGTCAAGGAGCACGAAGATGAGAACTGAAAGAGGCGGCGAGGATCGACCGACGGCCGTCTTTGCATTCCTCGAAATCGCCATCTCAGAaatgagatgttgatgcaagactacttcacGGAGAATCCAACATATCCGCCGCACCTCTTTCGGAgaggtaccgaatgcgccgatcctCTTTGTGAAAATTATTCAAGCTAGCGATGCCAATTGTCGGTATTTTTCTTATATTGTAATATTGACATTTTTCTTATATTGCAAATTAGTAATTCTGAATATGTGCATATGTGTCAAATTCAGATAAAACCACATCTGATATGCAGGCCGGCGcggacgccggcagagcagacaccGCATAGCGGAACTGCAAAACGGAATATCCGCAAATATTCCGTTTTAAAGTTCCTCTATGTAGGATTTGCTCGGCCGACGCCCGCGTCAGCCCGCAAAACCATTTCTCCACGAGCTATAAACAAGTTTTGCTGGTCGGCGATATACAGAgtctactagagatgctctaacactactagggaaaaccttatacatagaatcttagcagcagcgcgccaTAAAAAgaagtgctactgctaattagcagtagcgctggtaacCAAAACTCGCTACTGatagaaatttagcagtagcgcatgcggGAGAAACCGCGCTGCTATAAAAATCAACCGACAGTATCCACCAACCtaagtttagcagcagcgcggtgtcacgacgcgcgctactgctaacgaaataGTATTAGCGTGCTTTTTACtcaggtcgctgctgctaattttgaaattggccACACGGTTGgccccgcttagcagtagcgcgtgtggaAAAAGCACGCTGTTGTTACATACTTATTAGTAGCGCGTTtttcctcccgcgctactgctaagacgcaacACATCACCACCTTTTTCCCCACCCGTGCTCTCCTCCCATCTCCTCCCCTA from Triticum aestivum cultivar Chinese Spring chromosome 3B, IWGSC CS RefSeq v2.1, whole genome shotgun sequence includes these protein-coding regions:
- the LOC123066300 gene encoding uncharacterized protein, with the protein product MVRDQKAMASPPAALPEDVALEILARVPDAAGLFRCAAACRRWRTLVADPSFLRRRWPDGTRHPSSLLGFFGQEWCRRPGGEGHGDVPDSPGFVRAPGSVLGSERPFLGSFVPGAAGIFDRAVPLASHRGLLLVRFVPAGGAGAGAEPGVDVDHLAVCNLHSGACDVLPPLERGWFFDYADASAYAVVNQGPTSFKVLIVGYNNEGSHQYDLRTFSSGGEPSWSAPSKLFSPMEHGIFGPLKQRGAVVRHGTVHWLIWDLVDFHAIDVDAVTGRVSLQKLPAPRPRDMEYHLYDTPRISVAADETALSSLCLFREPLRVETWTRGDGGEECGRDWCRAGVVELRPPGQKQIDMPVCMCLGERSGTLLIKDLHRCMYIADLESGAMEETTDKQFCRGLDGCKTAFPVEIDWPAFFTCRLGGKSDV